A portion of the Acidisoma sp. PAMC 29798 genome contains these proteins:
- the groES gene encoding co-chaperone GroES translates to MKFRPLHDRVVVRRLTAEEKTSGGIIIPDTAKEKPMEGEIVAVGPGARNEHGEVVALDVQAGDRILFGKWSGTEVKIDGEELLIMKESDIMGVIAGGAEAKQAA, encoded by the coding sequence ATGAAGTTCCGTCCCCTGCATGACCGCGTCGTCGTTCGCCGCTTGACCGCGGAAGAAAAGACCTCCGGCGGCATCATCATCCCCGACACCGCCAAGGAGAAGCCCATGGAGGGCGAGATCGTGGCGGTTGGACCCGGCGCCCGCAATGAGCACGGCGAGGTGGTTGCCCTCGATGTTCAGGCCGGCGACCGCATCCTGTTTGGCAAGTGGTCCGGCACCGAGGTCAAGATCGACGGCGAAGAGCTGCTGATCATGAAGGAATCCGACATCATGGGCGTGATCGCCGGCGGCGCAGAGGCAAAGCAGGCGGCCTGA
- a CDS encoding cold-shock protein encodes MAIGTVKWFNTTKGFGFIMPQDGGKDVFVHITAVQAAGLRGLNEGQKVSYDVAMERGKAAATNLKAI; translated from the coding sequence ATGGCGATCGGCACTGTGAAGTGGTTCAACACCACGAAGGGTTTTGGCTTCATCATGCCCCAGGACGGCGGCAAGGACGTTTTCGTCCATATCACAGCCGTCCAGGCAGCCGGTCTTCGCGGCCTCAATGAGGGCCAGAAGGTCAGCTACGATGTGGCGATGGAGCGCGGCAAGGCCGCCGCCACCAACCTCAAGGCGATCTGA
- the rpsU gene encoding 30S ribosomal protein S21, giving the protein MQVLVRDNNVDQALKALKKKMQREGIFREMKLRRHFEKPSERRAREAAEAVRRARKMERKRLEREGF; this is encoded by the coding sequence GTGCAGGTTCTCGTTCGTGACAACAATGTTGATCAGGCGCTCAAGGCGCTCAAGAAGAAGATGCAGCGGGAAGGTATTTTCCGTGAAATGAAGCTGCGTCGCCATTTCGAGAAGCCGTCGGAGCGTCGCGCGCGGGAAGCCGCCGAAGCGGTGCGCCGGGCGCGGAAGATGGAGCGCAAGCGCCTGGAGCGCGAAGGCTTCTAA
- a CDS encoding transglutaminase family protein — translation MPRVRIVHTTEYKYSAPVKLTEHRLMMRPRDSHDLRLLDTTLWITPAGARTRWAHDVFGNSVCLLDWRGASTKTLRIVSALDLQHYPTITDLPIDPSAETYPFRYAGDEYPDLSRLIEPHHPDPDRQVEGWARRFLKPQGNTPTRELLINMTQAIKADFKYEARETKGTHGPLHTLSRRRGACRDFAVLMMEAARSLGFAARFVSGYLYDEAMVDSVDRMVGGGSTHAWCAIYLPGAGWVEYDPTNGLIAGRNLIRVCMAREPHQATPLSGGYIGEAEDFQSMSVSVEVTVGNQPPVHDCASEKAVEDAKAEGAASVPDEPEKRVSETAARPAPTPDLVSACAVDLTPS, via the coding sequence ATGCCGCGCGTCAGAATCGTCCATACGACCGAGTATAAGTATTCCGCGCCGGTCAAGCTGACCGAGCATCGCCTGATGATGCGCCCGCGTGACAGCCACGATCTCCGGCTGTTGGACACCACCTTGTGGATCACCCCCGCCGGCGCCCGCACTCGCTGGGCGCATGACGTCTTCGGCAATTCGGTCTGTCTGCTCGATTGGCGCGGTGCCTCGACCAAGACGCTCCGCATCGTCTCGGCCCTCGACCTCCAGCATTATCCGACGATCACGGATCTGCCGATCGACCCCTCGGCGGAAACCTATCCCTTCCGCTATGCGGGCGATGAATATCCCGATCTCAGCCGGCTGATCGAGCCGCATCACCCCGACCCTGATCGGCAGGTGGAAGGCTGGGCGCGGCGCTTCCTCAAGCCCCAGGGCAATACGCCGACCCGCGAACTGCTCATTAATATGACGCAGGCGATCAAGGCCGATTTCAAATACGAGGCGCGCGAGACGAAGGGGACGCATGGCCCCCTGCATACTCTGTCCCGCAGGCGCGGCGCCTGCCGGGACTTTGCGGTGCTGATGATGGAAGCCGCGCGCTCCCTCGGTTTCGCTGCGCGGTTCGTCTCGGGCTACCTCTATGATGAGGCGATGGTCGATAGCGTGGACCGCATGGTCGGCGGCGGCTCGACCCATGCGTGGTGCGCGATCTATCTGCCCGGCGCGGGCTGGGTAGAATACGACCCCACCAATGGCTTGATCGCCGGGCGCAATCTGATTCGCGTTTGCATGGCGCGAGAACCGCATCAGGCGACGCCGCTTTCGGGTGGCTATATCGGCGAGGCGGAGGACTTCCAGTCCATGTCCGTCTCGGTTGAAGTGACGGTGGGGAATCAACCGCCCGTCCATGACTGCGCGAGCGAGAAGGCCGTCGAGGACGCCAAGGCCGAGGGCGCCGCATCTGTGCCGGATGAGCCCGAGAAGCGCGTCAGCGAAACAGCCGCGCGTCCCGCGCCGACCCCCGATCTCGTCTCAGCGTGCGCGGTTGACCTCACGCCATCTTGA
- a CDS encoding COQ9 family protein: MSASAEFAADPSLDADQAAAIDAMLPAVPQFGWTSRALRESLRDAGGDESEAEFRFPGGAAEMIETFFGLTLRRAIARAEPDIAGEMRLGKRVRGVVKALLDELSLNKDATRRAIAWLILPRQARVTARMLAALVDGIWHAAGDQSADFSWYTKRASLIGIMLPTLLFWLNDFEEDNEASLAFFDRRLADLGRIGAARGRISAFCASLIGPRADAGRMRA; the protein is encoded by the coding sequence ATGAGCGCATCCGCCGAGTTCGCCGCCGATCCGAGCCTGGACGCCGATCAGGCCGCTGCCATCGACGCCATGTTGCCTGCTGTGCCGCAATTCGGCTGGACCAGCCGGGCGCTGCGGGAGTCGCTGCGCGACGCAGGCGGGGATGAGTCTGAGGCGGAGTTCCGCTTTCCCGGCGGCGCGGCGGAGATGATCGAAACCTTCTTCGGACTCACCCTGCGCCGGGCGATCGCCCGTGCCGAGCCCGATATTGCGGGGGAGATGCGCCTGGGCAAACGCGTGCGCGGCGTTGTGAAGGCCCTGCTCGACGAGCTTTCGCTGAACAAGGACGCGACGCGCCGGGCGATCGCCTGGCTGATCCTGCCCCGCCAGGCCCGCGTCACCGCCCGCATGCTCGCGGCTTTGGTGGACGGCATCTGGCATGCGGCCGGCGATCAATCCGCCGATTTCAGCTGGTATACGAAACGCGCCAGCCTGATCGGCATCATGCTGCCGACGCTGCTGTTCTGGCTGAACGACTTCGAGGAGGATAACGAGGCGAGCTTGGCCTTCTTCGATCGCCGCTTGGCGGATCTCGGCCGCATCGGGGCCGCGCGGGGGCGCATCAGTGCCTTCTGTGCGAGTCTGATCGGCCCGCGCGCCGATGCGGGTAGGATGCGCGCTTGA
- a CDS encoding COX15/CtaA family protein, with translation MARSRRAVSVWLFIICFMLLGMIALGGATRLTGSGLSIMEWAPISGILPPLSHAQWEHLFDIYKTIPQYKLQHEGFGLSGFQQIFWLEWIHRFWGRLTGIAFLLPLIYFAVTGQIRSRLLPGLIVIFFLGAMQGFVGWFMVASGFFPDSEHVATIRLVAHLTLALVLYAAILWVALTEWAPVPVAVPGAVGLRTLIRVVVTLTAVTIIAGGFTAGSRAGYVFNTFPLMDGHVVPPGYAHLTPFWLNWFQNLAAIQFDHRLLATCTAITALIAAVWGTSRRLLLPHGPRDAMLALGATVVVQYVLGVSTLVLRVPVDLATLHQVVAVLLLSAGMIALHSLRGARRYSLT, from the coding sequence ATGGCCCGCTCGCGGCGGGCCGTCTCGGTCTGGCTCTTCATCATCTGCTTCATGCTGCTGGGCATGATCGCCCTCGGGGGCGCCACACGCCTCACTGGTTCGGGCCTGTCCATCATGGAATGGGCGCCGATCAGCGGCATCCTGCCACCGCTGTCTCACGCGCAGTGGGAGCATCTGTTCGACATCTACAAGACCATTCCCCAATACAAACTGCAGCATGAAGGCTTCGGCCTGTCCGGCTTTCAACAGATCTTCTGGCTGGAATGGATTCACCGGTTCTGGGGTCGGCTCACCGGCATCGCCTTCCTGCTGCCCCTGATCTACTTCGCCGTCACCGGCCAGATCCGCAGTCGCCTGCTGCCCGGACTGATCGTCATCTTCTTCCTCGGCGCCATGCAGGGCTTCGTCGGCTGGTTCATGGTCGCCTCCGGCTTCTTTCCGGATTCCGAGCATGTCGCAACGATCCGGCTCGTCGCTCACCTGACCCTGGCCCTAGTGCTCTATGCCGCCATCCTATGGGTGGCGCTGACCGAATGGGCGCCGGTGCCCGTCGCGGTCCCGGGGGCCGTTGGTCTGCGGACGTTGATCCGCGTCGTCGTCACGCTCACCGCCGTCACCATCATTGCGGGTGGCTTCACCGCCGGCAGTCGCGCCGGCTACGTCTTCAACACCTTCCCATTGATGGACGGGCATGTGGTGCCGCCGGGCTATGCGCATCTCACGCCCTTTTGGCTCAATTGGTTCCAGAACCTCGCCGCCATCCAGTTCGACCACCGTCTGCTCGCCACCTGTACGGCGATCACGGCGTTGATCGCGGCGGTCTGGGGTACCAGCCGCCGGTTGCTGTTGCCGCATGGCCCGCGTGACGCGATGCTTGCCCTCGGCGCGACAGTGGTGGTGCAATATGTCCTTGGCGTCTCCACATTGGTGCTGAGGGTGCCGGTCGATCTCGCGACCCTGCATCAGGTCGTGGCCGTTCTCCTTCTGAGTGCGGGCATGATCGCCCTCCACAGCCTGCGTGGCGCCCGTCGCTATTCTCTTACCTAG
- a CDS encoding glycosyltransferase family 4 protein, with amino-acid sequence MRIAQIAPLAEAVPPKFYGGTERVVSYLTEELVDLGHEVTLFASGDSVTNAELDAVWPQALRLDPTIRDWSAPLALLLERVRQRADEFDVLHFHLDYWPASLFARHNIPYVTTLHGRLDLPELKPVYAALPNMNVVSISESQRRPLQEANYVGTVLHGLPADLLTPQGGEQTYLAFLGRICPEKRPDRAIRIARAAGMPLKMAAKIDKVDAEYFEAVIKPMIAEGGVELVGEINEAQKPAFLSGAKALLMPIDWPEPFGLVMIEAMACGTPVIAYNHGSVPEIIDEGVTGFVVEDEMSAIAATRRLSSLSRATVRATFEKRFTSRRMADDYLSIYRNISAARRPKLRLVR; translated from the coding sequence ATGCGGATTGCGCAGATTGCTCCCTTGGCCGAAGCGGTTCCCCCCAAGTTCTATGGCGGGACGGAGCGGGTGGTTTCCTATCTCACGGAAGAGCTGGTCGATCTCGGTCACGAGGTCACGCTGTTCGCGAGTGGCGATTCCGTGACCAACGCCGAGTTGGACGCGGTCTGGCCGCAAGCCCTGCGGCTCGACCCCACCATTCGCGATTGGTCCGCCCCCCTCGCCCTGCTTTTGGAGCGGGTGCGCCAGCGGGCGGATGAGTTCGACGTGTTGCATTTTCATCTCGATTATTGGCCCGCGTCCCTCTTTGCGCGACACAACATTCCTTATGTGACGACGCTGCACGGCCGTCTCGATCTGCCGGAGCTGAAGCCGGTCTATGCGGCGCTGCCGAACATGAACGTCGTATCGATTTCGGAATCGCAGCGTCGGCCGCTCCAGGAAGCGAATTATGTCGGCACGGTGCTGCATGGCCTGCCCGCCGATCTGCTGACGCCGCAGGGCGGCGAGCAGACCTACCTCGCCTTCCTCGGCCGCATCTGCCCGGAGAAGCGCCCGGATCGCGCCATTCGCATCGCGCGTGCCGCCGGCATGCCGCTGAAGATGGCGGCCAAGATCGATAAGGTCGATGCCGAGTATTTCGAGGCGGTCATCAAGCCGATGATCGCCGAGGGTGGCGTCGAATTGGTGGGTGAGATCAACGAGGCGCAGAAGCCGGCCTTCCTCAGCGGCGCGAAGGCCCTGCTGATGCCGATCGATTGGCCGGAACCCTTTGGCCTTGTGATGATCGAAGCCATGGCCTGCGGCACGCCGGTCATTGCTTATAACCACGGCTCGGTGCCGGAAATTATCGACGAGGGCGTGACGGGCTTTGTCGTCGAAGATGAGATGAGCGCCATCGCCGCGACGCGGCGCCTATCGTCTCTGTCACGGGCGACGGTTCGCGCCACCTTCGAGAAGCGCTTTACGTCGCGCCGGATGGCCGATGACTATCTGTCGATCTACCGGAATATCTCGGCCGCGCGCCGGCCCAAGCTGCGCTTGGTCCGCTAA
- a CDS encoding usg protein, which produces MSLALQLRDYRLTTAEILYRLPDHPAVLQSYVWQDMDRAPDFPALKKFLDFWSRELEGALHSVRVAAAGTLIAPPAWRHVDHSLALH; this is translated from the coding sequence ATGAGCCTGGCCCTCCAGCTTCGTGATTACCGCCTGACCACTGCCGAAATCCTCTACCGCCTGCCCGACCATCCAGCCGTTCTGCAAAGCTATGTCTGGCAGGATATGGACCGCGCGCCGGATTTCCCTGCGTTGAAGAAGTTCCTGGATTTCTGGTCGCGGGAGTTGGAAGGCGCGCTGCATTCCGTGCGTGTCGCGGCTGCCGGCACCCTCATCGCGCCGCCGGCCTGGCGGCATGTCGACCACAGCCTCGCCTTGCACTGA
- the def gene encoding peptide deformylase: MAILKIARMGHPVLLQKAHPVEDPTAPEIKRLVEDMIETMLDAGGVGLAAPQVHVSLRLFVFHLPASRIEGEDAIALAPHAVINPEFTPLDESQRLGWEGCLSIPGLRAAVPRFPRIRYVGFGTDGQGFERDAAGFHAVIVQHEYDHLDGILYMMRMTDFSMMGFNEELARFPPSLPADGV; this comes from the coding sequence ATGGCTATTCTGAAGATCGCGCGCATGGGCCACCCGGTTCTGCTTCAAAAGGCACACCCTGTGGAAGACCCGACCGCGCCGGAGATCAAGCGCCTGGTGGAGGATATGATCGAGACCATGCTCGATGCCGGCGGGGTGGGTCTGGCGGCCCCCCAAGTCCATGTTTCGCTTCGCCTTTTCGTGTTTCATCTGCCGGCCTCAAGGATCGAAGGCGAGGACGCGATCGCGCTTGCGCCGCATGCCGTGATCAATCCCGAGTTCACGCCGTTGGACGAAAGTCAGCGCCTCGGATGGGAGGGTTGCCTCTCGATTCCGGGCTTGCGGGCAGCCGTGCCGCGATTCCCACGGATCCGCTATGTTGGCTTTGGGACGGATGGCCAGGGCTTCGAGCGCGACGCCGCCGGCTTTCATGCCGTGATCGTGCAGCACGAGTATGATCATCTCGATGGCATCCTCTATATGATGCGCATGACGGATTTCTCGATGATGGGCTTCAACGAAGAACTCGCCCGCTTTCCACCCAGCCTTCCTGCCGATGGTGTCTGA
- the groL gene encoding chaperonin GroEL (60 kDa chaperone family; promotes refolding of misfolded polypeptides especially under stressful conditions; forms two stacked rings of heptamers to form a barrel-shaped 14mer; ends can be capped by GroES; misfolded proteins enter the barrel where they are refolded when GroES binds), producing MAAKDVRFSTDARARLLRGVDILADAVKVTLGPKGRNVVLDKSFGAPRITKDGVTVAKEIELADKFENMGAQMVREVASKTNDLAGDGTTTATVLAQAIVREGLKAVAAGMNPMDLKRGIDKAVVLVVGELQQRSRKITTPSETAQVGTISANGEADIGQKISEAMQKVGNEGVITVEESKGIETELDVVEGMQFDRGYVSPYFITNPEKMVADLESPYILIHEKKLSGLQPILPLLESVVQSGKPLLIIAEDVEGEALATLVVNKLRGGLKIAAVKAPGFGDRRKAMLEDIAILTGGQVISEDLGIKLETVTLAMLGRAKKVLIEKENTTIVEGVGKAEEIKGRCAQIRAQIEETTSDYDREKLQERLAKLAGGVAVIRVGGSTEVEVKERKDRVDDALHATRAAVEEGIVPGGGVALTRASLILHGVKGDNADQTFGIEIVRKAIQTPLRQIAENAGADGAVIAGKVLENADYNWGYDAQTGDFKDLVSAGIIDPTKVVRTALQDASSIAGLLVTTEAMVAERPEKKASPMPGGGGGMGGMGDMDF from the coding sequence ATGGCAGCGAAAGACGTTCGCTTCTCGACTGACGCCCGTGCGCGCCTTCTGCGCGGCGTCGATATCCTGGCCGATGCGGTCAAGGTGACGCTGGGTCCCAAGGGCCGCAACGTCGTTCTGGACAAGAGCTTCGGCGCCCCGCGCATCACCAAGGACGGTGTGACGGTCGCCAAGGAAATCGAGCTTGCCGACAAGTTCGAGAATATGGGCGCGCAGATGGTGCGCGAAGTCGCCAGCAAGACCAATGACCTGGCCGGTGACGGCACCACCACAGCGACGGTTTTGGCGCAGGCCATCGTGCGCGAGGGCCTGAAGGCCGTTGCCGCCGGCATGAATCCGATGGATCTGAAGCGCGGCATCGACAAGGCGGTTGTCCTGGTCGTCGGTGAGTTGCAGCAGCGGTCACGCAAGATCACCACCCCGTCCGAGACGGCGCAGGTCGGCACTATCTCCGCCAATGGCGAGGCCGATATCGGCCAGAAGATCTCCGAGGCGATGCAGAAGGTCGGCAACGAGGGTGTGATCACCGTCGAAGAGAGCAAGGGCATCGAAACCGAACTCGACGTCGTCGAAGGCATGCAGTTCGACCGTGGCTACGTCTCTCCGTATTTCATCACCAATCCGGAGAAGATGGTCGCCGATCTGGAGAGCCCGTACATCCTGATCCACGAAAAGAAGCTGTCGGGTCTTCAGCCGATCCTGCCGCTGCTCGAATCCGTCGTGCAATCGGGCAAGCCGCTTTTGATCATCGCGGAAGATGTCGAGGGTGAGGCGCTGGCCACGCTCGTCGTCAATAAGCTGCGCGGCGGGTTGAAGATCGCGGCCGTGAAGGCGCCGGGCTTTGGCGATCGTCGCAAAGCCATGCTGGAAGATATCGCGATCCTGACCGGTGGCCAGGTGATCAGCGAAGACCTCGGCATCAAGCTTGAGACGGTAACCCTCGCCATGCTCGGCCGGGCCAAGAAGGTGCTCATCGAGAAGGAGAACACCACGATCGTCGAAGGCGTCGGCAAGGCTGAGGAGATCAAGGGTCGTTGCGCCCAGATCCGCGCCCAGATCGAGGAGACGACGTCCGACTACGACCGCGAGAAGTTGCAGGAGCGTTTGGCGAAGCTCGCCGGTGGCGTGGCCGTCATCCGCGTCGGTGGTTCCACCGAAGTTGAAGTGAAGGAGCGCAAGGATCGCGTGGACGACGCGCTGCACGCAACCCGCGCGGCGGTTGAGGAAGGCATCGTTCCGGGCGGCGGCGTGGCACTGACGCGCGCTTCGCTGATCCTGCACGGCGTCAAGGGCGACAATGCCGACCAGACCTTCGGCATCGAGATCGTCCGCAAGGCGATCCAGACGCCACTGCGCCAGATTGCGGAGAATGCCGGCGCCGATGGCGCTGTCATCGCCGGCAAGGTTCTGGAGAACGCCGACTACAACTGGGGTTATGACGCCCAGACCGGTGACTTCAAGGATCTCGTCTCGGCCGGCATCATCGACCCGACGAAGGTCGTGCGCACCGCGCTTCAGGATGCGTCATCGATCGCGGGCCTGCTGGTGACGACTGAGGCGATGGTCGCTGAGCGGCCTGAGAAGAAGGCGTCGCCGATGCCTGGTGGTGGCGGCGGAATGGGTGGCATGGGCGATATGGATTTCTAA
- the tldD gene encoding metalloprotease TldD: MQPLATPLDTTDGLFFGQDGGRFDRQEAETLVAQTLDGADDGELFLEYRESEALALEDGRIRTASSDTTLGFGLRAVSGEATGYAHAGELSHDALRRAAESVRTVRGGHAGEFNAAPRATNQRLYSGDNPLRTTEFSVRAALLSEIDAYARALDPRVTQVMASMYGEWQAVQILRADGSRVADLRPLVRLNVSVVIEHNGRRETGSHGTGGRFSYSHVMDGAVWRGAADEALRQARLNLDSVAAPAGEMEVVLGNGWPGILLHEAIGHGLEGDFNRKKTSAFSGLLGQRIASPGVTVVDDGTLPDRRGSLTVDDEGTPTSRTTMIEDGILVGFIQDRMNARLMGMRATGNGRRQSYAHAPMPRMTNTIMLNGPNTAEEMIRSVKRGLYAVNFGGGQVDITSGKFVFSASEAYMIEDGKIGAPVKGATIIGNGPDALTKVEMIGNDLALDPGIGTCGKQGQGVPVGVGQPHMKMAGLTIGGTAG, from the coding sequence ATGCAGCCCTTGGCGACCCCATTGGACACGACGGACGGCCTGTTCTTCGGGCAGGATGGCGGCCGGTTCGACCGCCAGGAAGCCGAAACCCTGGTCGCCCAGACGCTAGACGGCGCCGATGACGGCGAGCTGTTCCTGGAATACCGGGAGAGTGAGGCCCTCGCCCTCGAAGACGGGCGCATTCGCACCGCGAGTTCCGACACCACACTCGGCTTCGGCCTGCGCGCCGTCTCCGGCGAGGCGACCGGCTATGCCCATGCCGGCGAGCTGTCGCATGACGCGCTGCGCCGCGCCGCCGAAAGCGTACGCACCGTGCGCGGCGGCCATGCGGGCGAGTTCAACGCAGCGCCCCGCGCCACCAATCAGCGCCTCTATTCCGGAGATAATCCGCTTCGCACCACCGAGTTTTCGGTGCGCGCCGCTCTGTTGTCGGAAATCGACGCCTATGCCCGCGCCCTCGATCCTCGCGTCACGCAAGTGATGGCGTCGATGTATGGAGAGTGGCAGGCGGTGCAAATCCTGCGCGCCGATGGCAGCCGCGTTGCCGATCTGCGCCCCCTGGTGCGGCTCAATGTCAGTGTGGTGATCGAGCATAATGGTCGCCGCGAGACGGGAAGCCACGGCACCGGCGGGCGCTTCAGCTATAGCCATGTCATGGACGGCGCCGTCTGGCGTGGTGCGGCCGATGAGGCGCTGCGTCAGGCGCGCCTCAATCTCGACAGCGTCGCGGCCCCGGCGGGTGAGATGGAAGTCGTGCTCGGCAATGGCTGGCCCGGCATTCTGCTGCATGAGGCGATCGGCCACGGCCTCGAAGGTGATTTCAACCGCAAGAAGACCTCGGCCTTTTCGGGCCTGCTCGGTCAGCGCATCGCGAGCCCCGGCGTGACGGTGGTGGATGACGGCACTTTGCCGGATCGCCGTGGCAGCCTGACGGTGGATGACGAAGGCACGCCCACCAGCCGCACGACGATGATCGAAGACGGCATCCTGGTCGGCTTCATTCAGGACCGGATGAACGCCCGGCTGATGGGCATGCGCGCCACCGGCAATGGCCGGCGGCAATCCTATGCCCATGCGCCGATGCCGCGCATGACCAATACCATCATGCTCAATGGCCCGAACACCGCCGAGGAAATGATCCGCTCGGTCAAGCGCGGTCTCTATGCCGTGAATTTCGGCGGCGGCCAGGTCGATATCACCTCGGGCAAGTTCGTCTTCTCGGCGAGCGAGGCCTACATGATCGAGGACGGCAAAATCGGCGCGCCGGTGAAGGGCGCGACCATCATCGGCAATGGGCCGGATGCGCTGACCAAGGTCGAGATGATCGGGAACGACCTCGCCCTCGATCCGGGTATCGGGACCTGCGGCAAGCAGGGCCAGGGCGTCCCGGTGGGCGTTGGCCAGCCGCATATGAAGATGGCCGGCCTCACCATCGGCGGCACGGCGGGGTAA